Genomic DNA from Alkalihalobacterium alkalinitrilicum:
GGTGAATGATCTAGCGAAAACTATTTTTGAAAGCGCACCAGCAGTATCACTTATAAGTCCAACTGGAGAGTTACCAAAAGGATTACAGTAATAATTTAAGTACCGGGTTTAGATACCCGGTATTTTTTTGTCCATTTGTTCATAAGAAGTATAAAGGATAGTAACGAAAGCGAGGGGAGCTTTGTGAGATTAAGTGAGATTAGTGGTAAAGAAATTATTGATTTTCAAAAAGGTGCACGGCTAGGAATTTTAGGACAGACGGATCTTGTAATTGATGAATCTACAGGTCAGATTGAAGCCTTTATTATTCCGACCATGAAGTGGTTTGGATTCGGGAAAAAAGAGAAAGAAGTTAAAGTTTATTGGCATCAAATCAAAAAGATCGGCACTGATATGATCATTATTGACATGGCTGAATTTTAATAATGTAAGAAAATATAGATAAAGAGGCTGACGTACATGTCAGCCTCTTTATTTGTCTTTAATCATTAATGAACTAATGGAATTTTAATACACACTAAATATTCACCCATTTTACATGAAATACATATGCTAGTTGTGAAATGACAATGGTTAATACTAATAAGTTAAAGGAATGGAACGATCTAACATAAGATTATCGCTATGTAAGTAATTTGGAATGACTTCTGATGGAAGTTTATTTTAATAGGAAAGGGGAGGGACGAAATGCTCACAGGAAAGCATATTGTTATCGTGGGCGGGGATGCTCGGCAATTAGAAATTATTCGAAAGCTGTCTACACTAGATGCCCAAATTTCAATGGTTGGTTTTGAACAACTTGATGATGGTTTTGTAGGGACAACAAAAAAGCAATTAGATGAAGTTGATTTTGACACTGTAGATGCCTTATTATTACCCGTTAGCGGAACTGGTCCCCAAGGAGAAGTGGAAACCATTTTCTCCAATGAAAGTATAAAAATAACAAAAGATATTCTTAAAAAAACGCCAGATCATTGTGTAGTTTATACAGGAATTACAAATGATTATTTGAACCAAACGGTTAAAGCTGCAAACCGTAACTTAGTAAAATTACTAGAACGTGATGATATAGCT
This window encodes:
- a CDS encoding YlmC/YmxH family sporulation protein yields the protein MRLSEISGKEIIDFQKGARLGILGQTDLVIDESTGQIEAFIIPTMKWFGFGKKEKEVKVYWHQIKKIGTDMIIIDMAEF